The DNA segment GAAGCAGCATCTGAAATAGGAGGAAACGAATATGAACAATAAGGAATATGCCAGCATTGTATTGAACGAGCTGACACATACGCTGACATCCATTGATGAGACAAAAGCAGAAAAATTTGTTGAGCTGATCGATGAGGCAGAGGAGGTTTTCTGTGCTGGTGCCGGAAGAAGCGGCTTTCAGGTAAAGGGCTTTGCCATGCGTCTGATGCATATGGGGGTTGCCTCCTATGTAGTTGGGGAAACCTGTACACCGAATATCAAAAAGGGCGGTGTTCTGGTCGTATGCAGCGGTAGCGGTGAAACAAAATCACTTGTGAATCATGCCGCAAAGGCAAAGGAAATGGGAGCGCGTGTTGCGTTGATTACCATCAATCCCCAGTCTACGATCGCAGGCATGGCGGATGTTGTGATTGAAATCAGTGCACCTTCCCCTAAGAGTGCAAAGCAGGGGGATATTAAATCCATTCAGCCGATGGGATCGCTGTTTGAACAAAGCGAGGGGATTTTCATGGATATCGCTGTGATGATGCTGATGGAGCGCAGAGGCAAGGATTCCGATACGATGTTCGGCAGACATGCCAATATGGAATAAGAAAAGCAGGATACGCAGAATTCTGCACAAGCGATATGACCACTCGTGTGAAGGGAGACTGTCGTCCGTTTTCTTTCATGGTGCAGAATTTATAAAAATCTGATGGGATCGCCATCAATACGGGCTGGCGGATAACGATTCGCCAGTCCTTTTCTATAAAAAAGGGAGAAAATCTATGCGAAGTCAAAAGAAAAATGTGGCCATGCTGTGCCTGTTCTACTTTCTGTCCTATATCGCTTTTGTTTTGCCGTATGGTTATATGCAAACCTTTCTGGAGTATGTCGGCTATGATGTGGTTGAGCGCGGCATCATCCTGTCTGGAACTGCGGTCGTTGCTATTATTACACAATTTTTCATCGGTTATCTGTGTGATAAATATAAAACAGATAAGCGGTTTTTCAATCTCTGTCTGATCGTCTTTGTTCTGTCTACCCTGGTGATGTATCAGGTGACACAGCGCAATTTCTTTCTGCATCTGATTTTTATTTCACTGGTTGGCGGTATGTTTCGTACCACGCTGGCTGTACAGGATACCTGGACGCTGGAAACCAGTGAAACCTGCCGTAACAATTTTGGGCCGATTCGTGCGTTTGGAGCAATCGGCTGGATGATTGGCAGTCCGATTGGCGCCCTGGTTGTCGAGCATTACGGCTATCCGGCACTGGGCTATGTCTTCGCAGGACTCGCTGTGCTGAATATTGTTTTGACTATGTTTATGCAGGATGCGGTTAAGGTGGAAAAAAGCGGTGGGATTCATGCATCGGATTTAAAGGAGCTGCTGCTGGATAAAAAATATGTTGTCGTTGTTCTGATTTTCCTGTTCATCAATGTAATAGCCACGGCGGATATCTATACGACGGTGGATAAAATGATGGCACTGGGGGCGAAGGAAGGTATGGTCGGTGCGAGATGGAGCATCCAGGCCTTTACTGAGCTGCCGCTGTTTTTTGCGGGAACGTGGCTGTTAAAGAAGTTTGGCGATTATAAGCTGATGATGTTTGGTACCTTCATGTACATTCTCCGCTTTCTCGGCTATGCCGTGGTACAGAGCCCGGAAATGATGATTGTGGTAACGCTGATGCAGTGTATCACCTATCCGCTGATTATGATAACCAGCAAGACGCTGGTGGATGATACCACGCCGATCCATCTGCGAAGCAGCGGTCAGACGATTGCCTCCGCCTTTTATGTGGGACTCTCCCTGTTAATTACTCCGGTGATTGCCGGGGCGATGGTCTCCTCACTTGGGGCAGATCTGACACTGGCACTGATTGGACTGAGCGGCTTTATTCCGCTGGGTCTTGGTATTTTATACAAGCGGCTGGATTAACAAATGTAACCGGTTCGCACAAGCTCCTTAATTTCTGTGAGAAAATAGTGTATAATACGAATTAGAAATGTGAGGAGAGAGTTCATATGGTTAATTTTGATACAATGGATTATATTGTCAGTGCACTGGTTCTATGCTACGGGATTTATCTGATGGTACAGAATGTACGTCTGTTCATAGCCAATCAGAAAGTGCGGAAAGAATATCTGGAAACGCACAAGGATGGTTATACGATGGTAAATCATTATACGCTTGCTCTGATCCTGTTTTTAAGTATTGCATTGATCGGCATAGTCAGTGTCTTTGTATTAGACAAGCATACAAAAAATGATTCCTATACCTGTGTTGCCTTGGTAATGCTGGCAATTATTTGTGTAGGAATGGCGCTGGATTCTGTCGTAAAGCGCAGAGCTATCGTAGATAAAGACGGTTTTGTATTTGAAAAAGCATATTATCGTTACCGTTCTATCCTGTCTATGAATCCTATGAAATCCATGATTAAGAATATTGATATACTGACAGTGGAGCAGCAGCATGTGATCGTATCCAAAAAGATGGGGGCGTATCTGCAGGACTGCTATCAAAAATGGAAGAAACGTAAGAAAAACAAAAAATGAATCTGAGGAGGCAGCTATGATAAAACTAGCGGTATTTGATGTTGACGGAACTCTGGTAACGAAAGGGAACCGAAGGGTGCCTGCATCGTGTGTAAAAGCTCTCAATGAGCTTTCAAGGAAGGGAGTAAGGTTGGCAATCGCCAGTGGCAGACCTCCTTTTGCTATGGAACAAAGTCTGCTGGAGCAGGTGAAGTTTGATTATTTCGTATGCAGTAACGGGGCGTTTGTGCGCAATGCTCAGCATGAGGTTCTGTATCATTACAGCTTCACCATGGAGGAGACGCTGAAGCTGATCCGTGCCTTTAAACGGACAGACAATGCATTGATGTTCCAGTGTCAGGATGCGGCACATTGCTATCACGGCTACAAGCGCATTGCGAATATGCTCCAGAATTTTTTAGGCAGACTGGATATCCTGGTGGATGAGCGCGAGTCTGACGGCTATCAGCAGTCCACTATGCCGCTGGCAGCGGTGGCGAAGATAGAGGACTGCGATTTGGCGATGATGAAGGAAAAATTCCCGCAGTTTCTGTTTACACCGTTTGATGAAAGCTTTTACGATATCAACGGAACGCATAACAAGGCAACCGGCGTTGCCCATATCTGTGAGGCTATGGGCTGGGAAATGCAGGATGTTATCAGCTTTGGGGACGATTATAACGATTTGGAAATGATTCGTGCCTGTGGAATCGGTGTCGCGATGGGAGATGCCAGAAGCGCGGTTCAGGACGCTGCGGATTATGTTACCGGGTTGTGCAGCAAGGATGGAATTGCCAATGCACTTTTGCATTACGGTCTGATTGATGAGGGATGTATCCATGAAGCTGTTTCTAAGTGATCTTGACGGTACCCTGATGGATGTGCAGGGGACGATTCATGAGGAGGACTTGCAGGCGATACAAAAGCTGCAGGAGCATGGAATCGCATTCGGTATCGTGACTGGCAGGGATGTTGGGTTCTGCCGGCGTCTGATTCAGCGCTATGCATTGCCAAAGTGCGATATCATTGGAAACAACGGAGGCTCTATCTGGATTGGCGGAAGCAAGGTCATGGAGGAGCATATCGCTGCAAAGGATACGCTGGAAATCATGGAGTTTCTAAAAAATCATCTGGATGAGGTCAATCCGTTTGTATGCAATGAAGAAGGCATTTTCTATCTCATGAAGGATCATTACACAGCGCAAAAATGGGAAGAGGTAAAGGAAACACTCGCCTATCTGGGTACGATTTCTTCCTGTGATCTGCTGAACTATCTGAAGGCAGAACAGGAGCCGATCGTGAAAATCAGCATTCATACATATACAAAGGAAGGTACGGATGCCTGGCTTCCTGTTTTGCGCGATACCTTTGGTAAGCAGTACGAAATCCTGCCAACCTCCTTTGACTATATAGAAATCACACG comes from the Erysipelotrichaceae bacterium 66202529 genome and includes:
- the hxlB gene encoding 6-phospho-3-hexuloisomerase — encoded protein: MNNKEYASIVLNELTHTLTSIDETKAEKFVELIDEAEEVFCAGAGRSGFQVKGFAMRLMHMGVASYVVGETCTPNIKKGGVLVVCSGSGETKSLVNHAAKAKEMGARVALITINPQSTIAGMADVVIEISAPSPKSAKQGDIKSIQPMGSLFEQSEGIFMDIAVMMLMERRGKDSDTMFGRHANME
- a CDS encoding MFS transporter, whose protein sequence is MRSQKKNVAMLCLFYFLSYIAFVLPYGYMQTFLEYVGYDVVERGIILSGTAVVAIITQFFIGYLCDKYKTDKRFFNLCLIVFVLSTLVMYQVTQRNFFLHLIFISLVGGMFRTTLAVQDTWTLETSETCRNNFGPIRAFGAIGWMIGSPIGALVVEHYGYPALGYVFAGLAVLNIVLTMFMQDAVKVEKSGGIHASDLKELLLDKKYVVVVLIFLFINVIATADIYTTVDKMMALGAKEGMVGARWSIQAFTELPLFFAGTWLLKKFGDYKLMMFGTFMYILRFLGYAVVQSPEMMIVVTLMQCITYPLIMITSKTLVDDTTPIHLRSSGQTIASAFYVGLSLLITPVIAGAMVSSLGADLTLALIGLSGFIPLGLGILYKRLD
- a CDS encoding Cof-type HAD-IIB family hydrolase is translated as MIKLAVFDVDGTLVTKGNRRVPASCVKALNELSRKGVRLAIASGRPPFAMEQSLLEQVKFDYFVCSNGAFVRNAQHEVLYHYSFTMEETLKLIRAFKRTDNALMFQCQDAAHCYHGYKRIANMLQNFLGRLDILVDERESDGYQQSTMPLAAVAKIEDCDLAMMKEKFPQFLFTPFDESFYDINGTHNKATGVAHICEAMGWEMQDVISFGDDYNDLEMIRACGIGVAMGDARSAVQDAADYVTGLCSKDGIANALLHYGLIDEGCIHEAVSK
- a CDS encoding Cof-type HAD-IIB family hydrolase, which codes for MKLFLSDLDGTLMDVQGTIHEEDLQAIQKLQEHGIAFGIVTGRDVGFCRRLIQRYALPKCDIIGNNGGSIWIGGSKVMEEHIAAKDTLEIMEFLKNHLDEVNPFVCNEEGIFYLMKDHYTAQKWEEVKETLAYLGTISSCDLLNYLKAEQEPIVKISIHTYTKEGTDAWLPVLRDTFGKQYEILPTSFDYIEITRKGIDKGKSLLELLKLLQVKRDEVAVIGDGANDISLFHEVPMSFAMASAEEYVQKEAAHVVKSVAEAVAFVIE